In Candidatus Nanopelagicales bacterium, a genomic segment contains:
- a CDS encoding NADH-quinone oxidoreductase subunit M translates to MNAFPWLTTLGLIPLVGALVVMLLPKGRPALAKQVALVFSLATLVLLIVMALQFDATSGDPFQFVERYDWIPAFGISYAVGVDGIGLVLIALAAVLVPIVML, encoded by the coding sequence GTGAACGCGTTCCCCTGGCTGACGACGCTCGGCCTGATCCCGCTGGTCGGCGCGCTCGTCGTCATGCTGCTGCCGAAGGGCCGGCCCGCGCTGGCCAAGCAGGTGGCGCTGGTCTTCTCGCTGGCGACGCTGGTCCTGCTCATCGTGATGGCGCTGCAGTTCGACGCCACCTCCGGAGACCCCTTCCAGTTCGTCGAGCGCTACGACTGGATCCCCGCGTTCGGGATCTCGTACGCCGTCGGCGTGGACGGCATCGGCCTGGTGCTCATCGCGCTGGCGGCGGTGCTGGTGCCGATCGTGATGCTG